The following DNA comes from Plasmodium vivax chromosome 11, whole genome shotgun sequence.
TTCTGGGAAGCGTCTGATTTTCTCTCCTTCACGTGCTTCGACAGAAGGATCCATATTTCTATGGGGTTCTTCCCTATATAGTGTAAACCATCTTCGGACAAGTCCTGTTTTTCCACATTCACGTGTAGGGCAAACTGGGGGTTGTAAGCCACCAGGTGGGTGTCGTCTTGCAAAATGGAGCTATTCAAATACACACTGTTCTCCCATTTGGTGTGAATTTCAAACTGGTACGGAAAGATTACACTATTCCAGCAAATATAAATGTGCGAAAAATGTTTGATGACATCTTTCCAGGGGATCCAAAAGCATCCATCATCTTTCCCTTTAGCCTTCTCAATGGAATAATTTAACTTCCTTTGCACTTCCTTCGTCCACGTCGCTTCGTCATGATGAGAGTACTTCCCCTTCCACCGGATGCACCCCCATGGGTTCTTTATGTAGAGCAACTTATCCCCGTTATACGTTTCGATGTTCAAAATGGAGTAGGCGTGTCTCGTTACAATTCCAGTGGAGAGGGAGACCCCTTCTGGGTAGTCCAGCCCTGATGGTGCCGCGTCCTTTAATTCTAGCGTACCCAAGCAAACCACacacttccctttttttatcccaTCGTAAATGTTGTTCCATATGATGTCCCACTTCTCATCATATTCTTCAAACTCGTCGTCGatcaaaacggagctatcgtCTTTTTGGTTTAAGTAGCTGTACTGATCGGCTGACCCGCACACGTAGGAGGACAGGTCCATGCTACTCACTGCTTCGCACAGAAATTGGTTCGCTTGCCTCACTTTAACTTCGCAGTCGGGGGTTGCTTCCTTCGGGGTGTTCCTTAGCCACTCTACGCTTCTTACCCAGCGCGTGATTTTCTTGCTCCTCTGGAGGGTGCCGCGCGGGGGATTTCCCTCCATCGGGGTTCTCTTCCGCTGCGTCTCCATGGCAGTCGTTCCACGGGAACTGCTTACCCTTTTAATGGCGCACTTGGCCCTTTTTTCTATCTTTCTcgatttttccttccccctccatttttgcccctttcgcTTCTCCATTGCGTACAAATGGCGCATTCGCCAATACACCTTCAGCTTTTCACACTTTGACCAGTTAGCAGTACGTGATGGGTGGCAGTTCCTACTTTTGCCCAATCGGTGGATGCTCAGGTTGGCTCCCACGGGGAAGTCGTACCGCGGGTGTGCACAGCCCCTTTTCGTGTATAGTTCCCCACCTGCAGAGAGGAAGGCTCCATTTTGACCTCTTCCAACGCAGTTGTAGTGACCCCGTTTGGGATTCATCCCatttgttttcttcccctttttcatacATCTTCCACGTTTGTACTGCTCCACTGGGGAACCACCACAAGCGTCATACGCGTTGAACACGTTCAACACGTCCAGTGCGCTGACCTGGTTCGGCGCGGTGTGCGCCGTGAGGCGGTCGAACGACGGAGGGGAGCTACTAATCTTCGACTTGAGCGAAATGGTCACGGGGATCCACCCAGTCAGGTAGTACAAATCGGAGCCGGGGTTGGACCCATACATGGAATACGAACCGCCCATCAATTTGACAAAAGCCTTTTCAAGCAAAGTGACCCAAAGCTCCTTCTGATTATTCGAATAAGCAACAAGCAAAGAATTGTTCTCCTTCACAGGAACATAATCATcaataataattttcctttgcaTCCCATTACAGTGCAATCTACAGATGTACATTCCACAGGGGTTAAAAATTGGCCACGTCTTACTCCCATGTGCATAATTAGATGTGCATGGAGAGATGATGCTCGAGAGAACGGGGACTTTGTGCTTCCTCTCATATTCAATCAGCACAGTTAGAGaagataaaaaggaacaatcTGCCACAAATCCTTGCCTTATGcaattattatacaaatcTGTAGACATGACGATCGGGTTGGTATACAATTCTGAGAGTCTTTTCCAGCCatggaatttatttttttgccttacACTTAGCTCTAGGTACCCATCAGGATCGGTCCACTTGTAATCTACCCATCCGTATAGCTTAAAACAATTCACGTAATGATATATACATCTTTTTGTGTGACATTTTCTAcacattaaataatttttctttatcgaaTTTTCGTTTAGTCTATACTTATGATGGCAAATTTCTTGTGTgggtttttctttcctcagATGTTCCCTCCTTTCTAATTTGTTGCTAATCATatgtgtttttctttccccttcatttttgtcattttttatgttattatcGCTAAAATTTTGGTACCTTAACTTGGGATCCCCCTTCTGTACTCCCCTACCCCCATCTTTACCACCTTGGTGTCTGCTTCCTGGGGTTACTTCATGGTGAGCCATCTTATGACATTCCACTTGTCTCTTAACCTTTTTAATCGCTTTCGTGTTGCTCTCCTTTGCATGTGTGGAGTACTTCCCTgggtcttcctcttctctcCTGATGATGATGTGCCCCCCATCGTGGGGTTCCCTATTATTGTTGCTACTCCTGGGGCGCCCTTCTTCCTTGGCTTCTTTTCTCCCCACATGGCAGCTAATTCCGTTAACTTGATTTTCCGCCAGGCCAATTTTTACCACCttcttgctttttttcccatccgttttttttttcttccccttcccttCCGTGTCGACCCTCGATTCGATGTTTCTCCCATTCATCGCTACTGTCATGTTGTTCGGCAAAAGGGGTTGCACATCCCGCTGCACACCCGGCTGCAGACCtggttctcctttttttcctctcttcaCGTGCGTGgacttttcccccttcttcgcCTCCTCCGGAGagatatacttttttttcgtttcgctttttttctttgcctcCCTTCTGATGagcgcttcctttttgccatGTCCTGTGGATTCCACGTGGTTGTTACTCGCGATTACCATTTGGGCAGTGAGGGGGCTATTATGGTTcctcctttctttttccgtCTGTTCGGTTACCACTCCGTTGGCGTTATGTCGAAGGGGTCCTTCGTCCTGGCCCGCCTCTCCGTTCTCCTTCACAAGCGGGTTTGTCACGCGGTTTGCCGAGTAATTTGCTGCGCAATTTGCCGCGCATTTTTCTGCGTACCTTTCCGCACTTTTCTGAGCCGTTTTTCTGCTCCTCAACGCGGGCGAACTTTCCTCTTGAAGGGTTACCCCATTCTGCCTTTTCAGTTGGTCCTTCTTTCTCTCTCTACCCTCTAACGATGCTCTCTTCCCTTCGTCGGCGGGATCAATTCTGTTCTGCTTTTCCCTATTCGTGGCGACTTTTCTACCTTCCGCGTCTCTCTCATTGGTggcgcccctttttgctcccccgTTTTGCACACTAACACCTTCTTTCGCATACCTCCGCTTTTTAGCCGGTGCGGTGGAGGTCTTCCTCAGGTGCAGCTTAAACAGGTTGTCCATGCTGAAGTTTCTACTACTAacgtattttttctccttctccctctctGCGTTTCTATTGCACAGTCgtagttttttctttaaaatgcgTCTAGACGTACTTTTCGACGTGTGTTTATCGTGGGGAGCGTTGCATCTCTGCGCGTGTTCGTCTGCACCCGCGTTCGTCTTTTTCTCCTCGCCGGCACTGTCGTTGCGGTGGTTGGGGCTGCGTCTGTTGAGGCCGCGGTTGTTGAGGTCGCGATTGTTGAGGTCGCGGTTGTTGAGACCTTTTTCGCTATTTTCGCCATATTCGTCATGTTGGCCATTTTCGCCGTGTTGGCCATTTTCGCCGTGTTGGCcatcttccccatttttgccgcccccccgGTGGTCATAATTGTGGTTGAAGAACCCACAGAAGTTGACCTCCCTGCCTCGCAGGTCCTCCGCGCCATCCCTCTCCAGCTTCCTTCTCTTCTCCGAAAAAAGCTTCACATGTTTTACATACGAATTGTTCTTTATGTCGGGGTCGTTCTCGATCCACGGCAGAATTATGTATCTGCCTATTAGAGAGCTCTCAAACAAAATCCTAGACGCATGAACATTCTCGGAAATATGGCTGGGCATTAGGGAGAACAAATTAAACACGTTTAAATtgaatttgtaaaattcgTAAATGTGTAGGAAAGtgttttttctcaaaatggtACTTCTAAAATCGTGATAGTAGAGTAGCTGTTCTTTATTCTTTCTGATGGCCCTCATTAAcagttcttctttttttttgctccccagGCAGTTGTAgctttcctttattttttttctcttccgcTGTGCCACGATGGATTCATTCGGGGGAACATATGGGTCTTCATTTTGCCCTCCTTTAGTGcctatttccccctttttcgttttgtacaaaaattttatttttttttttctaaagagggtttttttctccacatGGGGTGGCGactctcccttttcctttctgcCCAGCGCTTCGGATTTCCTCTTTATGAGTGTGTTGTTGATCGTTTTTATGATTCCCGTAAAGGAGTTGTTGTCAACGTTGTTTTCGTTTCCCCCGTCTGTGTTCCCCACGAGTTCGTTCCCGCCGCCGCTTTTCCCGCCGCCGCTTTTCCCGCCGCCTCTCTTCCCCACGACTTCGTTCCCTTCGCCGCTTTtcccttcaccgcttctcccccctgcgtGCTTCATTTTGGCCCCCCTGGGCGATcttcgcatttttcccctccgcaGGTGGCCATCTCCCCGGTGCGCTTCAAATCTGCTGTCTTGTTCATTCTTCCTTTCGCGCCCCcgtcccttttccccccgtttgttttttctcctctccctAGTTTTGTATCCCACTGAGGAGGAACCCTCCTTACTACCATCACGCGGATCGACATAGTGGCCGTcgctcttttcattttcaagaTCGCTGCTGGCGACCCACCTTTTAGTGGACGCATTACTGGACACACCGTTCCGCCTATCTCTACgactttcccttttcgcattCCTATACGTGTTGGACCCCCCCTTGGTCTTCCTATATATCTTCAGCACATCGTTGTTGACGTCGCTGTTGACTGTGTCTTCCtgattttcttctttccttctttcatttttcaccttaCTAAATTTACACCCcatatcattatataaatttttctcatttgagCTGTGCAGTCAGTTGGAGTGGCACGCTTTGGAAGCACTCTGCTGTAAGAGAGGTGTCCCCCAGGCCGATTTGGAGGCGCAGGTGCAGGCAGAAACGGGAGCGGGCATGCAATGGAAGCGGCCGTGGATGCGGAAGTGCAATCTGAAACGCACGCGGAGAACAGAATGGCCTCGCCTACGGTCTCTACGGACAGCCGCTAAACTAACTCAGTTTCCCACGGACGCGCTTACGTCAATCCATACAATACATGCAAGTAAAAACGTACGTACATTTGCACTCTTCGTTAAAAGTATAtgggcaaaatggcacatgTACGAGGGGTATACATTTGacggcatttttttttttttttttttttttccacctgcCTTCCAAATTGGCATAAACCATGTGGGAAAAAGGAACTTGCCCCTTTGTGCGCAGGAAGGGGGCACAAACGTACGTGCGTGTTATGCTTACGAAAGTGCTATActtacgtacatatgtacatacttatgtacatattacgTGCGTACGCTCCCCACGCGCATACGCGTATGGGTACGGCTAAGCACATAGTCTAGCAAAATGctacattatataattaacatcACATACGTggaatggggaaaaaattatggaaaaACGAAGAGGTGACCAAATGACACAAACCGTtttccttcaaaattttaatcaaACGAGTTTTTCTCATTCAGTTGTACAAAATGCTGTTCATTCTTCACAAATGggtataaaaagaaaaatgcaaaactttaaaaagatGGGAAGCAAATGCTATACAAAAGTTGagaatttgtaaaaaaaaaaaaaaattaccactGAGGGATGTACATATGACGTGCAAAGTTGTGAGTTAAACTGGCAGCAAAGgctaaattattttcaattaaaacATGAGGTGGTTAAGCGGTAAAGTGGTAAAGGGGTAAAGTGGCAAAGTGGCAAaacggcaaagcggcaaagtggCGAAGTGGGAAAATGG
Coding sequences within:
- a CDS encoding hypothetical protein, conserved (encoded by transcript PVX_115075A), with product MGCKFSKVKNERRKEENQEDTVNSDVNNDVLKIYRKTKGGSNTYRNAKRESRRDRRNGVSSNASTKRWVASSDLENEKSDGHYVDPRDGSKEGSSSVGYKTRERRKNKRGEKGRGRERKNEQDSRFEAHRGDGHLRRGKMRRSPRGAKMKHAGGRSGEGKSGEGNEVVGKRGGGKSGGGKSGGGNELVGNTDGGNENNVDNNSFTGIIKTINNTLIKRKSEALGRKEKGESPPHVEKKTLFRKKKIKFLYKTKKGEIGTKGGQNEDPYVPPNESIVAQRKRKKIKESYNCLGSKKKEELLMRAIRKNKEQLLYYHDFRSTILRKNTFLHIYEFYKFNLNVFNLFSLMPSHISENVHASRILFESSLIGRYIILPWIENDPDIKNNSYVKHVKLFSEKRRKLERDGAEDLRGREVNFCGFFNHNYDHRGGGKNGEDGQHGENGQHGENGQHDEYGENSEKGLNNRDLNNRDLNNRGLNRRSPNHRNDSAGEEKKTNAGADEHAQRCNAPHDKHTSKSTSRRILKKKLRLCNRNAEREKEKKYVSSRNFSMDNLFKLHLRKTSTAPAKKRRYAKEGVSVQNGGAKRGATNERDAEGRKVATNREKQNRIDPADEGKRASLEGRERKKDQLKRQNGVTLQEESSPALRSRKTAQKSAERYAEKCAANCAANYSANRVTNPLVKENGEAGQDEGPLRHNANGVVTEQTEKERRNHNSPLTAQMVIASNNHVESTGHGKKEALIRREAKKKSETKKKYISPEEAKKGEKSTHVKRGKKGEPGLQPGVQRDVQPLLPNNMTVAMNGRNIESRVDTEGKGKKKKTDGKKSKKVVKIGLAENQVNGISCHVGRKEAKEEGRPRSSNNNREPHDGGHIIIRREEEDPGKYSTHAKESNTKAIKKVKRQVECHKMAHHEVTPGSRHQGGKDGGRGVQKGDPKLRYQNFSDNNIKNDKNEGERKTHMISNKLERREHLRKEKPTQEICHHKYRLNENSIKKNYLMCRKCHTKRCIYHYVNCFKLYGWVDYKWTDPDGYLELSVRQKNKFHGWKRLSELYTNPIVMSTDLYNNCIRQGFVADCSFLSSLTVLIEYERKHKVPVLSSIISPCTSNYAHGSKTWPIFNPCGMYICRLHCNGMQRKIIIDDYVPVKENNSLLVAYSNNQKELWVTLLEKAFVKLMGGSYSMYGSNPGSDLYYLTGWIPVTISLKSKISSSPPSFDRLTAHTAPNQVSALDVLNVFNAYDACGGSPVEQYKRGRCMKKGKKTNGMNPKRGHYNCVGRGQNGAFLSAGGELYTKRGCAHPRYDFPVGANLSIHRLGKSRNCHPSRTANWSKCEKLKVYWRMRHLYAMEKRKGQKWRGKEKSRKIEKRAKCAIKRVSSSRGTTAMETQRKRTPMEGNPPRGTLQRSKKITRWVRSVEWLRNTPKEATPDCEVKVRQANQFLCEAVSSMDLSSYVCGSADQYSYLNQKDDSSVLIDDEFEEYDEKWDIIWNNIYDGIKKGKCVVCLGTLELKDAAPSGLDYPEGVSLSTGIVTRHAYSILNIETYNGDKLLYIKNPWGCIRWKGKYSHHDEATWTKEVQRKLNYSIEKAKGKDDGCFWIPWKDVIKHFSHIYICWNSVIFPYQFEIHTKWENSVYLNSSILQDDTHLVAYNPQFALHVNVEKQDLSEDGLHYIGKNPIEIWILLSKHVKERKSDASQKYLALHIHSGKDRIVCPLFPIKQGIYSNGECAFTKLVIGGEDECFNNYLVNKSPSKKDPSDAPKGGDPNHTEEGHTHSNNDSVNVNSSGESQPEILRIVDFVLIVSQYSQKEEFNFTLKVFSHTHLSIYELPPMLPESYDSLYFKGQWTSKCAGGCSNNLWSYFRNPHIRFYVPEDSTFCIFLECSQEHSVNLRIFKGVTSSPRSLKKGEIISSGAYKAGCCYVECTLESGFYCLIPSLYRANVTGDYQICIHYPKSKQKPVLHFIPYCYVVPPLSFFKYQLVHLYSLKNYSIILFHCSSVTQLSLRVTFFEHMNIKGIPFVNVYKLVGSTDSYANDLEAGNVMRNNLFSSHISHNRYVYKIIQKCNIHGGPGYDILPLSTCAYDYYIKFNSILIPLVQLDSEHTSYLLLITTNMKEDILYNHEVHFVSEKQLSVDTCYPVQS